A genome region from Tistrella bauzanensis includes the following:
- a CDS encoding ABC transporter ATP-binding protein, whose protein sequence is MTVPLLDIHDLAISFAGSPRPALDGASLSIGPGETLGLVGESGSGKSVTALAVLGLLPPAGRVLRGRISFDGVDLTAGGEAVVAPLRGRAISMVFQNPRRALNPLRRVGRLIGDVLRAHAARGEGRHLTGARLRARVVELLAAVGIPDPGRRADAYPFELSGGMCQRVMIAIALAGNPRLLIADEPTTGLDVTTQAIILDLIDDLARARGMATILITHDLAVAAERCRRLAVMRDGRVVEAGPTARLLAAPAHPYTAALIRATPGPTTRIEDLGA, encoded by the coding sequence GTGACAGTGCCGCTGCTGGACATCCATGATCTGGCCATCAGTTTCGCGGGCAGCCCGCGCCCGGCGCTGGATGGCGCCAGCCTGTCGATCGGCCCGGGCGAGACGCTGGGGCTGGTCGGGGAAAGCGGCTCCGGAAAATCGGTGACGGCGCTGGCGGTTCTGGGGCTGCTGCCGCCGGCCGGCCGCGTTCTCCGCGGCCGGATCAGCTTCGATGGCGTGGATCTGACGGCGGGCGGCGAGGCGGTGGTGGCGCCTTTGCGCGGCCGGGCGATCTCGATGGTGTTCCAGAATCCGCGCCGGGCGCTGAACCCGCTCAGGCGGGTGGGGCGGCTGATCGGCGACGTGCTGCGTGCCCATGCGGCGCGGGGAGAGGGCCGGCACCTGACCGGCGCCCGGCTGCGCGCGCGGGTGGTGGAGTTGCTGGCCGCGGTCGGCATCCCCGATCCGGGCCGGCGCGCCGATGCCTATCCATTCGAATTGTCGGGCGGCATGTGCCAGCGGGTGATGATCGCGATCGCGCTGGCCGGCAATCCGCGGCTGCTGATCGCCGACGAACCCACCACCGGGCTCGATGTCACCACCCAGGCGATCATTCTGGACCTGATCGACGATCTGGCGCGGGCGCGCGGCATGGCCACGATCCTGATCACCCATGATCTGGCGGTGGCGGCCGAACGCTGCCGGCGGCTGGCGGTGATGCGCGACGGCCGGGTGGTCGAGGCCGGGCCGACGGCGCGGCTGCTGGCAGCCCCCGCCCATCCCTATACCGCCGCCCTCATCCGCGCCACCCCCGGCCCCACCACCCGGATCGAGGATCTGGGCGCATGA
- a CDS encoding ABC transporter permease, protein MTVTIDPHTAASATIRSRARRLLALAADNPPGFLALLVVALMVFAAVFGPAIVPHDPLATNVAHGLEAPSPSHWFGTDQLGRDIFSRVVVATRLDLAIAISAVALSCVAGTAIGALCGWRGGWLDRGIGRLVDVLMAFPLFVVAMAMVAALGNTVANIVWATAIINLPFYIRVTRAEVAARRDAAWVQAARLGGYGDMRLLFTVLLPALLPVLAIQVSLNLGWAVLNAAGLSFIGLGVRPPAAEWGILTSEGAQFIMTGQWWVAVFPGLALLMAVFAFNLAGDALRDLLDPRRR, encoded by the coding sequence ATGACCGTGACCATCGATCCTCATACCGCCGCATCGGCAACCATCCGCAGCCGCGCCCGCCGGCTGTTGGCGCTGGCCGCGGATAATCCGCCCGGCTTTCTGGCGCTGCTGGTGGTGGCACTGATGGTGTTTGCCGCGGTTTTCGGGCCGGCGATCGTGCCGCATGATCCGCTGGCGACCAATGTCGCCCACGGGCTTGAGGCGCCGTCGCCCAGCCACTGGTTCGGCACCGACCAGCTTGGCCGCGACATCTTTTCGCGCGTGGTGGTCGCCACCCGGCTGGATCTTGCGATCGCGATCTCGGCGGTGGCGCTGTCCTGTGTGGCCGGCACCGCCATCGGTGCGCTGTGCGGCTGGCGGGGCGGCTGGCTGGACCGGGGCATCGGCCGGCTGGTCGATGTGCTGATGGCATTTCCGCTGTTCGTGGTGGCGATGGCGATGGTGGCAGCGCTGGGCAACACGGTCGCGAACATCGTCTGGGCGACCGCGATCATCAATCTGCCATTCTATATCCGCGTCACCCGCGCCGAGGTGGCGGCACGGCGCGATGCGGCCTGGGTGCAGGCGGCGCGGCTGGGCGGCTATGGCGATATGCGGTTGCTGTTCACGGTTCTGCTGCCGGCGCTGCTGCCGGTGCTGGCCATCCAGGTGTCGCTGAACCTGGGCTGGGCGGTGCTGAACGCGGCCGGGCTGTCGTTCATCGGCCTGGGCGTGCGCCCGCCCGCCGCCGAATGGGGCATCCTGACCAGCGAGGGCGCGCAGTTCATCATGACCGGGCAGTGGTGGGTGGCGGTGTTTCCGGGGCTGGCGCTGCTGATGGCGGTGTTCGCCTTCAATCTGGCCGGCGATGCGCTGCGCGATCTGCTGGACCCGAGGCGCCGGTGA
- a CDS encoding ABC transporter permease: protein MPALLSFIGKRSLATLPILAGALVFTFVVMRLLPADPAAFLASGPGMGPEEIEAIRINLGLDRSIPEQLLIYAGDILRGDLGRSSTTGETVVDDLAARLPASLELTVTGFLLAMLVALPLGIAAAARPGSWIDHLCRIIATAGTSLPSFVIGLLLIHIFYFNLGWAPEPVGRFDMMLFPPPVVTGSMVIDAVLAGDGAALRSVLGRMVLPCLTMALFALAPLARITRGAMIGVLASDFVVAARAAGLPRRMVLWHYALHNAAVPIVTTLGLVFSYMLGANVLVEKVFAWPGIGSYALDAVMNADYAPVQGFVLLVAVAFALVNLLIDILYGLIDPRVGRMG from the coding sequence GTGCCTGCCCTTCTGAGCTTCATCGGCAAGCGCAGCCTGGCGACCCTGCCGATCCTGGCCGGCGCCCTGGTGTTCACCTTCGTGGTGATGCGGTTGCTGCCGGCGGACCCGGCAGCCTTTCTTGCCTCGGGCCCCGGTATGGGGCCCGAGGAGATCGAGGCGATCCGGATCAATCTGGGGCTGGACCGCAGCATTCCCGAACAATTGCTGATCTATGCCGGCGATATACTGCGCGGCGATCTGGGCCGATCATCCACCACCGGCGAGACGGTGGTGGATGATCTGGCGGCCCGACTGCCGGCCTCGCTGGAACTTACCGTCACCGGCTTTCTGCTGGCGATGCTGGTGGCGCTGCCGCTGGGTATCGCCGCCGCGGCGCGGCCGGGGTCGTGGATCGACCATCTGTGCCGGATCATCGCCACCGCCGGCACCTCGCTGCCCAGCTTCGTGATCGGGCTGCTGCTGATCCACATCTTCTATTTCAATCTGGGCTGGGCGCCGGAGCCGGTCGGCCGCTTCGACATGATGCTGTTTCCGCCGCCGGTGGTGACCGGATCGATGGTGATCGATGCGGTGCTGGCGGGGGATGGCGCGGCCTTGCGATCGGTGCTGGGGCGGATGGTGCTGCCCTGTCTGACCATGGCGCTGTTCGCCCTGGCGCCGCTGGCGCGCATCACCCGGGGTGCGATGATCGGCGTGCTGGCATCGGATTTCGTGGTGGCGGCGCGGGCGGCGGGTCTGCCACGCCGTATGGTGCTGTGGCACTATGCCCTGCACAATGCCGCGGTGCCGATCGTCACCACGCTGGGGCTGGTATTTTCGTACATGCTGGGGGCCAATGTTCTGGTGGAAAAGGTCTTTGCCTGGCCGGGCATCGGATCTTATGCGCTGGACGCGGTGATGAACGCCGATTACGCGCCGGTGCAGGGCTTCGTGCTGCTGGTGGCGGTGGCCTTCGCGCTGGTCAACCTGCTGATCGACATTCTGTACGGGCTGATCGATCCACGGGTGGGGCGGATGGGATGA
- a CDS encoding ABC transporter substrate-binding protein: MMDRRDFLKSGAAAGLFLSVGGVVMPFGQAFAQSADGASLRVLAEDGPNSRDPHGDGVNRASLGTFTNIYDRLINFDRIEVSPGLYRYDYSRFKGELAERFEVLEDGKVLVFHLHPDATFHDGKPVTAADVVWSLERGINLPASKRQLGTGSIVSADQFEAVDDHTVRLSFARADRYTLPNLALTFASVLNSELVRSHATEADPWGTEWLRNNAAGSGAFKVETWTAGQQVIYSRFDDWKGGALPQIRRALVQVVPAAPGRVAAVTRGDADVALQLPPKDVAAIAADPKVKLISLPVTNSFRFVAFNTRTAPFDDVRVRQAIAWALPYEDMFQGAIFGRGMPLYGAASAAPEGSAFPQPYPYQTDLDRARALLAEAGLGDGFETTFSYNVADAVTADPIALLVQEQLGRIGIKVTIEKVPTANWGTLLTEKKVPFYVEGSSAWFNDPDYFFRIFFQGDWRWNFGSFQNAELTVLVEKARWETDKDTYDDLIRQAIAIVFRELPIMPLWLPSFDAAMQPAVDDFTYYIHGQVDFRPLTKSA, translated from the coding sequence ATGATGGATCGGCGCGATTTCCTGAAGTCCGGCGCGGCCGCCGGGCTCTTCCTGTCGGTGGGTGGTGTGGTCATGCCGTTTGGCCAGGCCTTTGCCCAGAGCGCCGATGGCGCATCCCTGCGGGTTCTGGCCGAAGACGGCCCCAATTCCCGCGACCCGCATGGCGACGGCGTCAACCGGGCCTCGCTGGGCACCTTCACCAACATCTATGACCGGCTGATCAATTTCGACCGGATCGAGGTGTCGCCGGGGCTCTATCGCTATGATTACAGCCGTTTCAAGGGCGAGCTGGCCGAACGGTTCGAGGTGCTGGAAGACGGCAAGGTGCTGGTCTTCCACCTGCATCCCGACGCCACCTTCCATGACGGCAAGCCGGTCACCGCCGCTGATGTCGTCTGGTCGCTGGAACGCGGCATCAACCTGCCGGCCTCCAAGCGCCAGCTTGGCACCGGCTCGATCGTCTCGGCCGATCAGTTCGAAGCGGTCGACGACCACACCGTGCGGCTGAGCTTCGCGCGCGCCGACCGTTATACCCTGCCCAATCTGGCGCTGACCTTTGCCTCGGTACTGAACAGCGAGTTGGTGCGTTCGCATGCCACCGAGGCCGATCCCTGGGGCACGGAATGGCTGCGCAACAACGCCGCCGGCAGCGGTGCCTTCAAGGTCGAGACCTGGACCGCCGGCCAGCAGGTGATCTACAGCCGCTTCGACGACTGGAAGGGCGGCGCGCTGCCGCAGATCCGCCGGGCGCTGGTCCAGGTGGTGCCGGCCGCCCCCGGCCGGGTGGCGGCGGTCACCCGCGGCGATGCCGATGTGGCCCTGCAACTGCCACCCAAGGACGTGGCGGCGATTGCGGCCGATCCGAAGGTGAAGCTGATCTCGCTGCCGGTCACCAACAGCTTCCGCTTCGTTGCCTTCAACACCCGCACGGCACCCTTCGACGATGTCCGCGTGCGCCAGGCCATCGCCTGGGCGCTGCCTTACGAAGACATGTTCCAGGGCGCGATCTTCGGTCGCGGCATGCCGCTCTATGGCGCCGCATCGGCTGCACCCGAAGGCTCCGCCTTCCCGCAGCCCTATCCCTATCAGACCGATCTGGACCGGGCGCGGGCGCTCTTGGCCGAAGCCGGGCTCGGTGACGGCTTCGAGACCACCTTCAGCTATAACGTCGCCGATGCGGTGACCGCCGATCCGATCGCGCTGCTGGTGCAGGAACAACTGGGTCGGATCGGCATCAAGGTGACGATCGAGAAGGTGCCGACGGCCAATTGGGGCACGCTGCTGACCGAAAAAAAGGTGCCGTTCTATGTCGAGGGCTCCTCGGCCTGGTTCAACGATCCGGACTATTTCTTCCGCATCTTCTTCCAGGGCGACTGGCGGTGGAATTTCGGTTCGTTCCAGAATGCGGAACTGACGGTGCTGGTCGAGAAGGCGCGCTGGGAAACCGACAAGGATACCTATGACGATCTGATCAGGCAGGCGATCGCGATCGTGTTCCGCGAACTGCCGATCATGCCGCTGTGGCTGCCATCCTTCGATGCCGCGATGCAGCCGGCTGTGGACGATTTCACCTATTATATCCATGGTCAGGTCGACTTCCGGCCGCTGACCAAATCCGCCTGA
- a CDS encoding acyl-CoA dehydrogenase family protein, protein MTSPSAADIGPRSHDAWMALAGEVAAALAADIARRHRDHTPPHDQIRLLKASGLATMAVPAASGGGGARWSTVVAVARELAAVDGSVGTLFGYHSMGVLHQSIGRPALAGPRLAEIARDRLWLAGVTNPRDDDVQVRPDGGDVVLDGTKSFCTGAAFADRLVVWGRRTDTGAPVLVYLRGDAPGLRCHHDWDSLGLDRADSGGFTLDGVRVPAADMQMEDRDGVDAFAVAARTPVNQLTFANLYLGFALGAFRAGRDYVRTSTRAWPASGVARAVDDPLVVSQFGEFWIAIQAVVALADRAAGKVDAMLDAAPRFDAQLRGDAAVDVATIKVLSSRLSLDVATRIYDAMGARATHNRHAFDRFWRDARTHTLHDPLAYKILEIGHFALNARLPEPQAYS, encoded by the coding sequence ATGACCAGCCCCTCCGCCGCCGATATCGGCCCCCGCAGCCATGACGCCTGGATGGCACTGGCCGGCGAGGTGGCGGCAGCCCTTGCCGCCGACATCGCCCGCCGCCATCGCGACCACACGCCGCCGCATGACCAGATCCGGCTGTTGAAGGCAAGCGGGCTTGCCACCATGGCGGTGCCTGCGGCATCTGGCGGCGGCGGTGCCCGTTGGTCGACGGTGGTGGCGGTGGCGCGTGAACTGGCGGCGGTCGACGGCTCGGTCGGCACCCTGTTCGGCTATCATTCCATGGGCGTGCTGCATCAGAGCATCGGCCGGCCGGCGCTGGCCGGACCGCGCCTGGCCGAGATCGCACGCGACCGGCTGTGGCTGGCCGGCGTCACCAACCCGCGCGACGACGATGTCCAGGTGCGGCCCGATGGCGGCGATGTGGTGCTGGACGGTACCAAGAGTTTCTGCACCGGGGCGGCCTTTGCCGACCGGCTGGTGGTCTGGGGCCGGCGCACCGATACCGGCGCGCCGGTTCTGGTCTATCTGCGCGGCGACGCGCCGGGGCTGCGCTGCCATCACGACTGGGACAGCCTGGGGCTGGACCGTGCCGACAGTGGCGGCTTCACGCTCGACGGCGTGCGGGTGCCGGCCGCCGACATGCAGATGGAAGACCGCGACGGCGTCGACGCCTTTGCGGTGGCGGCCCGCACGCCGGTCAACCAGCTCACCTTCGCCAATCTGTATCTGGGCTTCGCGCTCGGCGCCTTCCGCGCCGGCCGCGACTATGTCCGCACCAGCACCCGGGCATGGCCGGCATCGGGTGTGGCGCGCGCGGTCGACGACCCGCTGGTCGTGTCTCAATTCGGCGAATTCTGGATCGCGATACAGGCGGTGGTGGCGCTGGCCGATCGCGCGGCGGGCAAGGTCGATGCCATGCTCGACGCGGCCCCGCGCTTCGATGCCCAACTTCGGGGTGACGCGGCGGTTGATGTTGCAACCATAAAAGTATTATCTAGCCGCTTGAGTCTTGACGTCGCGACCAGAATCTACGACGCCATGGGGGCGCGTGCGACCCATAACCGCCATGCCTTCGACCGGTTCTGGCGTGATGCCCGCACCCATACGCTGCACGACCCCCTGGCCTACAAGATCCTGGAGATCGGACACTTCGCTCTGAACGCGCGCCTGCCCGAACCGCAGGCCTATAGCTGA